The DNA region AACTGTTGGGCAAACTCCAGCTGGGAAGGCATGAATTTTGCTTTTCTCCCAAATTTTGTAATAAAGTTCGCCCAGAATTGCACCAGCTTGGACCCAAGCAGTTTCATTTTGGATATCGACATCAATTGAATGCAGGTTAGACATGTCAAGGAGAACAAAACTGATGTTGGAGACATAAGAAATGCCTTCATAATCATGCCCTCCACTTCGGATCTTTAGGTAGTTTCCAGTTTTCCGGCAGCAAATGACAGCAACCTGGACGTGGGATTCTTGTAATGGAGTGAAAATAATGTCTGGTTTTGGAGTGGTTGATCTGTTGAACCTTTTGTTTCTGATATAGTGTTGTAGCACAGACTCATATGAGGAATTCTTTGGGGTGTACACTCTTGACAGTATGTGGCCGGATGGATCTGAATGTTTGGATAAGCACTGAAGAAAACTTAGGTATGATGGAGTTGAGGCTGCCAAAGGAATAAAATGGATAGcaacaagaagagaaagaaaagaagaaaaggctGGAAAGAGAGAAGTCTCCATATCAGAATCCCTGGTTTCCTTTTACTATTATTTACGCTATCGGGCTCTGAAAGCTAATACGATGAGATAAACTACTCCGTGCTAACTAGAAATATAACAAGAGAAGATGCCAGCGAATCAGCTCTAAGAGATATTTACAAAGTTCATCAAGCAGACTGTTTTGCCTAGTTTTCTTCTTCATAATGCTTTGAGCTGGTACTTTTTATtagaaaataatcatttttttccatccCAGTACCAAGTGAATGTAGATCCTTTCTATATTTACTTGTCTTGTCATGCCAGTTCTGTGAACTATAGAGTTGTAATTGTAACCCTGATTTGACTTCTACAACTGACAAAATTTATGATCTGCCGTGTTGATTTCTAATTTGTCCAAGTCTTTGTTGAGATGTATCTAGGACGGCTATATGTCTGGTCTCAGAAAACTACAAAAGAAAAATGGCAATCTGGAGCTTTGGATGGtatgatgaatgaaaaacaaTGTGGTGTACTATTTAACATGTCATATTCATACGCTGGTGGCTCGATGCATTACGTAAATTTTATAGGGATACCACCAAAGTCAAGTGGTAAAAATTCTTCTCCTTTAACTAGAGGCCTCGAGTTCAAACCGTGAAAATGGAGTCCTCTTTGGTAAAGAACGCAAACCCCCGGCTTTATACATCATGAATCCGGACTAGACTGGTGAGTTGCGGATAACTGAATGCTtgaagcaaataaataaataaagatgacAGAAATAAGGGATATAGTTCTGATCATTTGATAAGAAAATCTACAATATCAGGGAAACGTTTGTCTCCTTTTTATAAGTGAATCATTTTTAACAGGAAGACACACGACTCGTGAGGATATGCTCATAGATTTCATCAAAGTCAAAGAGCAATGTTCTTAATCTACAAAGCAACAATTCTAACAACTTTGATTCAGGTTCTGCAACATCTGACTGGCAAAACAATTGCTCGATTACAAGATAGGCATATAGGAACATCTTTGTCTTCCAAGTGGCAGGTTTCTTCTCTGGTTACATCCAAGCTCACAAAGATTTAATAGAAGAATAACATACAACACAATTGCACAGCTTTGCAATGCAACAACCAAATAAGATAGCCACTGACACAACATGAAGTCGAACAAAACGCCCAACATTGCTAGCTAATCTTGGGCAATTCAAAAAGGAAGAGGCGCATTAGATACAATTTTGGCATGAGCTCTAAGATCCAAACTGTTTGCCTTCAAAGGTCTGACCAAAATTCCAGTTCTTGGGAGCTACATTGTAAGATGTCAAGGTTACCCCATCACCACTAGTCATCTCGAAAGAAAGCGGCTGATTCTTCAAGTCAGCATTAATGTGCCAGTTTTGGCCCCAATTCCTACCCATAGGAAGCCAGCCTGTTCTTGAACCCTTAACTTTTGCTGCGACTATATCACCTGAGCCTGCAACATTACTGATTAAAACTGACAAGAATATTCCACCGCCACTAATAGTGAATCGAACTCCCCCTTCCTTTCTGCACTTTATTCTGTTCAGGATTAAGAAGCCAAGCATATGTTAGGTATCCATACAGGAAAGATTCAACAAGGGAATTGTGAGAACTACTTGCACTGTCTAGTTATAACGGGAGAAAACATGTAGATTCACCAAATATGTAAGGCTCTTTTGGGATCGGAAGGAATGTTTGCGAGTACGTAGATGAGCTACAAGTAAGTTGCAGAAAATTGTACTAAATGGTCAAGCGGAAAGAAAAGATACTTGAAGGTGGAACTAATACCTATACCAAATATCATGGAACTAATACCTAAAGTTTCACATCTGGGGGATGGCGACATGGATAACTCTTTGTAAGTGCTTCCATATATCTATTTGGACATAAATCATGATTGACTTAAGTATATGAATAGCCCTAAAGTTCTCcagtggatttttttttttttgttttttttttttggacaggAAAGATATTTCTCAAAGGCTCATAAGATTTATTCAAAGTAGAAGGAATGACCAATCTACAGTAAAAATATTACGGGCATCTTATGCAGTTTGAAAGTCTATTTATGTTACCACTCATACCAGATGgtctattaaaaataaaagctcATCCTCCAGGCAGGAAGGAAGGAACTCCAAAAACCGTGTAGGTCATTTTAATGTCTGACTGTTAGAAACAAAGCATGCATATTGACCTTCAAATGTCAATCTCATAAACTAAAGTGATTGCCTTCCTTGATGTTGTCCAACATCATAAACCAGCTAGTTAGGAAAAAAGAGTAGTTGCGAGACAGCCCACTTAGTCCAGAGTACCACTAAACAGAAGTCTTAATTTATATTAAATGATTGTTGCATGAAATCCAAACTATCAGCCATAGCAGTTTCTCAGCTTGATCTCTCCTTTTTGGTAACTATCATGAAATGAAAGCTCGATAAACTCCAAgtgaaatcaattaaaatacgCCAAATCCATGTATAGCAGAAATGGAACTTTCTTTGAGCAACTTCTGCAGTAAGAACTCATGCAGCAAAAATGTAAGTCTCCAATATTTTTTGATTGGTAAAAATGTAAGTCTCCAATATGATAGCTTAGAAGAGAAGTTGGTTATTCAGGGACCCGACCCAACAGAGTTACTTGATTATCTAACCAATTTGCACCAAGGGCTTGACACATAGAAAGTGTCATTCCATGTAAgtactttttgttttctttttgctCTCTATCATTCCATCTAAGTACTACAGAGGTCAATATGCTGACATATGCATCCATCCCATACCTAATACTACAAAATTTTATTATTGCAGGTTTCATCTAAGTCCCGTttggtttaaaaagtttttgAGAACTTCTCCAATCAAAACTAAAGTTGTGAGGTCAAAACAATATGTATGCCTATATGGTGAAGATAGAACCTAACTATTTTCCAGAAACTAAAAACAACCCAGTGGCAACCTTTAACCAATACAAGTATTTTCCAAAAgctgaatttttaaaaattaaatccaaCCACACAacattttttggtttttccaaAAACTAGTTGTCCAACAGCTcaaccaaaccaaacatgctTCCACCAAAGCTACCATAGTCTGCTACCATATTCCACAAACATGCGTATCAAGAAATCAGCTTAGTAAAGTTTCAAGAAGCACATCCTTCCTTAATGATGCAGctgaaatatggaaatgttaaaattggggaccttttttttcttttttttttttttggggggaaggGGGCGGGGGGGATGATGATGGTGGCCAGGCCAGATTGCACGTACCTCAACTATTCCACTTGGTACCTGCTATATCCCACCAGCACAGGTACCGAATAACTACATCCACCAAGGCTTAGGTAGATGGGAAAGAATCACCGAGTAGATATAGGAGATTGATCTACTCATCTACATGCCATTGAGTCATTTAACTCACCTCTTCCCTCCTTTCTCTTTTCTGGAAGATCCACATTAATACTAAGAAAGCCCATATATAGAAAGGAAAAGTTGTTCTGGAACTTGCGGTGATATATTCTCCGGGAAAACAATCAGTGAGCCTTACTTCTGGATGCAACTCTTGGATGTCAACCAAGGGGCAAAATCATACTGTTCCAAAATAATTAAGGCAGGCAGGAAATCAATAAAGAGTTCACTCCCCCAATTTCCTTCAAATGATTTGTTCTTCCTACATTCTCGCCATAATTCAACTCTTAAGGGATCCATCAAGAATCTTATTGCTCCACAGAGCATCTGAAGTAGTCAACTTATGTTTAAGATTCACTATTCCCGAGCAATAGATTTATTTCACTGCATTTGCATCCACATCCTCCCTCTTGGTTCTCCTTCAAGTTCATCTCCCACTCTTGTTAGCTCGTACACTGAGAACAACGGTTTGTGAACAAGTCTGTCACCAACCACTGGGAACGGTCTCGTTCTTGAAGTCATGACTAggaatgtatacatgaacatcCACCAATATGATTTTACATAGAAACCATGCCACCCCAAAGAGAAATACTAAATGGTCAtcttttggtttttgtttgatGGTCCGAGTATTAGTTCATCCATTAATACATCACCATTAGGGTCTTTACATGATTCTTGTTCTAAAGATGGATAAATtcaataaagaagaaaaagtgaaaGTGATATGGAGGTAGTCACAGCTAGAACCTATAGTGATGTTTAATTCCAGGAAGCTCTCAATGCATTTCCAATAGAAATGAACTTTAGATCATCTTCAGCAGaacattttcataaatacatttGTTTGGAtatcaatatgcatatatttactcACGTGCACTGGCCAGAAGGCTATAGGAGACTTTCCTTAAAGAAATACCTTCACATTACATTTCAAGACAACTTTATAGAACATGCATATCatagaaattagaaaaagatTTGCTCCCTCCATAGAAGTCATTGAAATTACTTGTACTAAAGAAAAAAGTCAATGAAATCAAAAGTAATAAGCTAGGTTCATGCGGTTCATCAATTGAAGACATTTTAACCGGTCATGTATTTTGTTTCTAATATATATTGATCCCCAAATCCCTCATAAACTGACTACAATCATTAAAAATCTCCAATCTTTATGATGTGCTTCCTTTTCCCCCTTCATTATTTTTTCCTATTCTCACAAGCAATGTCTATTTCTTTCACTTTTACCTGTCCCATGCATTCATTCAAATTACACTTCAGTTTACAATAAATGCCCTTCAGCtacttcctttttgtttttaccTAGCATTCCAGGCACTGATACTTGAATCGGTTGAATATTttcaacacacacatatatattagTGAAAGCACGAACCTACGAATGGATCGTTTTAAATTGAAAGATGTACTACATCAATTTATACAACAGTCTCAAAACTATTTAAGGTTGCATTGTTCAAACAATTAATGTTATATTATTATCCATACATCCCAATTTGTTTAGCACTAAACTTGAAAGACGTCACATTAATTTTTTGCAACATAGTCTCAAACTATTTGCCATTGATCAAGCAATTAATGTTATATTATTATCCATCTATCTCAATTTGCTTAGCACTATTACTATACTAAGTTAATGGGCATAATAGTGACATCACAAACCTGCTATATTTAGTCTGTTTCAAAAAGTATgccactttctatatttagtactccctcccttcccaatttatatgacacttttttctttttagtcagtcccaaaaagaatgacaactttctatatttaataataattcgaTCGTagatttccctttttacccttaattagATGCTCTCTAACCACACAAATTTCTATGGTCcacacaaatttcaaaagttttccttcatttcttaaatttgtgtcaagtcaaataacctcatttcaaaagtctttatttcttaaacgcCCAATATCCAGCATGgcatatttaagaccacaaagaTTTAAcggcattttggtacattacacacatcttcGTTTGAGTTTTGAACAATCACACGTTAGtatttgaaaagttaaaagaaaaagtactttaaggtgttggatactcttaatgatgtgaggcgcTTTCAGGAGAAAACCATGCGAGGGAACGCTAAATTTCATGACAGTATCACAatcatcatgttaagagtatctttgggccgtCTTAGCCCAAAACAATCTTTAGTtcaagaccacaagattcaaaggcaCTGATACACTAATTAAAATGGCATATTAGTGAAAGCACGAACCTGCGATATTGAATGGGCATATTAGAAGCTTTCCAAATAGCAATCTTTTCAAAAGCTTCAATTGGCAGCACAAAATGTGCATTAGGCGGATTACAATGTCCACCACCATCAACCTCAAACCCATAATTCGGTGCACAAAAATTGGTAGCAGTAAGAATAATAGAAGTACCAGGTATACACCACCTTAAATCCTCAACACATCTAACTTCAAAACAAGCACCACAGATCTGACCTTTATCAAATAGCACAGTACTTAACCCAGCTGTAGCTTTACCATATCCAGTTCTCTCTAAGTCACCGTATCCACACGCGCCGCCGACAATGTCGCGTGGGTCTGCGGCGGCGTAGTAAGTGGCGCGTGCGGGACGCCACTCGGAGTGGAAAGTGGAGGGCGCGTGGGAGGAGTATGAAGGTGACCAGTTGTAGTGTGAATGGACTAATGGGGTTGGAGAAAAGAGTAGTGTGAATGCTACTAATAGTGACAGTAGTAgcagcatacttactaaaattGACTTAATGTATGTGTTCTCACTACTCAGAGATGAACAAATTGATGGGTTTTTGTTTGCTTCAAGCTATTGAATCTGATGATTTtgaattatgagaaaaggaaagTTTTGTCACTTTTTTTGGAGAGATTTTTAAGGAAGTTGCTGGAGTTATTTTAAGGTGCTTATTGATACTGATATTGAGTTTATGTGTAGTAGTGCAATAGATGGTGATTGTTTCTTTCTTGGATACTTTTTTGAACTTTACTGATTGAGGTTGTCGgcgcccctttttcttttaacacAGAATTGATATTTTTAAATGTGAAAGATACTTTTAGGCGTTTGGTCTTGCAAAATTTTTGAAGCTGGAGTTTGAAGATGGAATTGTGtttgattataatttttttttaaaatatttaattgtttaaatgtaAAGAAAGTGAGAAAAAGTGAAAACATAATTTTAGATATTAAGTTATagttgaaattttcatggcaaaaaaaaaaatcagaagaaagtgaataattctcgtGGCCAAATAGGTCCACACTAATTTGTAGTACAAAAAACATTGTCTCGAACTATTTACATCCTGTTTGGGTGGTTGTTTCAGGTGGTTCATTATGGTATTGTGTTTCTAAACcatgtttatttttattgttcttAATATTATGTTGTATGACGTTATAAACCCATTGTAATTTTGTGGTTATATATTCAtgaaaaaactcattttttgtaATCACGGATTTAGTAATTTTTGTGTGGTTACGTATTTTATTTTCCTATTATACCCTCACCcgcccaccccacccccacgctCTGCCACCCAGCCTACCACCCGCTGCCCCTCATTACCACCCACCCTACCACC from Lycium ferocissimum isolate CSIRO_LF1 chromosome 2, AGI_CSIRO_Lferr_CH_V1, whole genome shotgun sequence includes:
- the LOC132039201 gene encoding expansin-A13; protein product: MLLLLSLLVAFTLLFSPTPLVHSHYNWSPSYSSHAPSTFHSEWRPARATYYAAADPRDIVGGACGYGDLERTGYGKATAGLSTVLFDKGQICGACFEVRCVEDLRWCIPGTSIILTATNFCAPNYGFEVDGGGHCNPPNAHFVLPIEAFEKIAIWKASNMPIQYRRIKCRKEGGVRFTISGGGIFLSVLISNVAGSGDIVAAKVKGSRTGWLPMGRNWGQNWHINADLKNQPLSFEMTSGDGVTLTSYNVAPKNWNFGQTFEGKQFGS